Proteins encoded by one window of Geobacter sp. DSM 9736:
- a CDS encoding glycosyltransferase family 2 protein, with protein MVSEVLECGIAVVVIDDGSTDGTADTVRDLPVQVVTHEENLGKGAALRSGFAWALAHGYEGVVTLDADGQHDPTAIVKLALEAERLEADILIGSRYAQFNEMAGLRAWWNRFGVWCMRKRTGFEITDSQSGFRWYSARLLRQLTLQSNGYQLEMEILMKAWRHGFFIASLPVPARVADGRGTSHFRPVRDTWRICKIFLRNM; from the coding sequence GTGGTAAGCGAAGTCCTTGAATGTGGGATAGCTGTGGTGGTGATCGATGACGGTTCCACCGACGGCACTGCCGATACCGTAAGGGATCTGCCGGTACAGGTCGTTACGCATGAGGAGAACCTGGGGAAGGGTGCGGCGCTTCGTTCCGGGTTTGCCTGGGCTCTCGCTCATGGGTACGAAGGCGTCGTTACGCTTGATGCCGACGGGCAGCATGATCCGACAGCAATAGTCAAGCTGGCACTGGAGGCAGAGCGGTTGGAGGCAGATATTCTCATCGGTTCCCGCTATGCCCAATTCAACGAGATGGCGGGATTGCGGGCGTGGTGGAACAGGTTCGGAGTCTGGTGCATGCGCAAGCGGACCGGCTTTGAGATAACCGACAGTCAGTCGGGCTTCCGGTGGTATTCCGCACGTCTCCTTCGTCAGCTTACGCTTCAATCGAATGGGTACCAACTTGAGATGGAGATTCTCATGAAAGCCTGGCGGCATGGCTTCTTCATAGCTTCGCTGCCTGTCCCTGCGCGGGTAGCGGATGGGAGGGGTACCAGCCATTTCCGTCCTGTGCGGGATACGTGGCGTATCTGCAAAATCTTTCTTCGGAATATGTAG
- a CDS encoding thioesterase family protein: MREHETIESVRFCEVDSYGVAWHGHYLAWMEAGRNSLGSRFGLGVAEMAEAGYMAVVVEASVRYLRPARFNEELRVFTTASRTEVATLVFNSRIVGPDGALCATGRTVHALTDRQGVLQYRLPEVIAERLACLLAWTEGE, encoded by the coding sequence ATGCGTGAGCACGAAACTATTGAGAGCGTGCGGTTCTGTGAAGTCGATTCTTACGGAGTCGCCTGGCACGGTCACTATCTGGCCTGGATGGAGGCCGGCAGAAATTCTCTCGGCTCCCGCTTCGGATTGGGCGTTGCCGAGATGGCTGAAGCGGGATACATGGCCGTCGTCGTAGAAGCAAGCGTCAGATATTTGAGGCCTGCGCGCTTCAACGAAGAGCTGCGGGTTTTTACCACAGCCAGCCGCACGGAAGTTGCAACCCTTGTCTTCAATTCCCGTATCGTCGGCCCCGACGGTGCGTTATGCGCCACCGGCCGGACGGTTCATGCCCTTACCGACCGGCAAGGAGTGCTTCAGTACCGATTGCCGGAAGTGATTGCGGAGCGGCTTGCCTGCCTGCTGGCATGGACGGAGGGGGAATGA
- a CDS encoding lysophospholipid acyltransferase family protein yields the protein MFLINLLTFLVPRILIPPFAFATALIFYTAAGRQRRGIRANLRIVTGRRQVELLVVSSFFKYARNWTDIMLMMRLYGRRLFSLVGREQGNLILDEVLSGGKGAIIISPHLGNWELGGLGLADRGYRLNVLTFREPDEKVNELREEVRKRRGIGVIYVDRNDTSPLAIIEAVNALRRNEVVALLGDRDGSSHTMTLQLFGRPAPIPVGAAYLALASGAPVLPVFVPLEGSRYATIMEPPIYFHSQHGRHEGAIREGMQQVLRVFERYIGRYPDQWYNFFDYWDNSEIKEKRCQKNLSRK from the coding sequence TTGTTTCTAATCAATCTCCTGACGTTTCTGGTGCCGCGTATTCTTATCCCGCCGTTCGCATTTGCCACGGCTCTGATTTTTTACACGGCTGCAGGAAGACAGCGTCGGGGGATCCGCGCCAACCTCCGCATTGTCACCGGCCGCAGGCAGGTGGAACTTCTGGTTGTTTCCAGTTTCTTCAAGTACGCCCGCAACTGGACGGACATCATGCTGATGATGCGGCTTTATGGGCGCCGGCTCTTCTCGCTCGTGGGGAGGGAGCAGGGGAACCTGATACTTGATGAGGTGCTTTCTGGCGGCAAGGGAGCGATTATCATATCGCCGCATCTGGGGAACTGGGAGCTGGGGGGGCTTGGGCTTGCCGACAGGGGCTACCGGCTGAATGTACTTACTTTCCGTGAGCCTGACGAAAAGGTGAACGAGCTGCGAGAGGAAGTGCGGAAGCGCCGGGGAATAGGTGTTATCTATGTCGACCGGAACGACACCTCTCCCCTGGCCATTATTGAGGCCGTAAATGCACTTCGCCGAAATGAGGTCGTGGCGCTTCTCGGTGACAGGGATGGGTCGTCGCACACCATGACGCTGCAGCTGTTCGGCCGGCCGGCACCGATTCCCGTCGGCGCTGCGTACCTGGCGCTTGCCAGTGGTGCGCCGGTTCTTCCGGTTTTCGTACCCCTGGAAGGGAGCAGATATGCAACCATCATGGAGCCGCCTATTTATTTTCATTCTCAGCATGGCAGGCATGAGGGGGCGATTCGGGAGGGGATGCAACAGGTACTGCGGGTATTCGAACGATATATAGGTCGTTATCCCGATCAGTGGTACAACTTTTTTGACTACTGGGACAATTCTGAAATAAAGGAAAAGAGATGTCAGAAGAATTTATCACGGAAGTGA
- a CDS encoding radical SAM protein — protein MLQSLKDYSSEKVVSLLLSLATSASNETLARMTHIMEFIAKKEYYKERIRWIRQLIRENHPSIAFPLRILRELHPNQRDKWITNLAVNHLLSGTNQRKAWADREGYYPPSTVVISPTMKCNLSCYGCYAGDYRNTLELSLDEIDSVLMQVKEMGVYFAVVSGGEPFFKQDIFEIFKKHNDMAFLVFTHGGLVDEAVVEKLIEVGNVMPAFSLEGYEAETDERRGRGHFAKVMHAMDLLRENGLSFCGSFTQTSRNTGIVTSDEYIDMLVEKGCFALWLFTYVPVGREPDIELMAKPEQRDYLRRRVTEFRSSKPMLFVDFWNDGPIISGCIAGGRKYFHVNANGDIEPCVFCHFAVDNIRRTSLREALNSPLFKKIRQVQGENDNLLRPCMLIDHPEVGRELFSAHGTYPTHDGAEAIFSQLATRIDAYSADYAAIADPAWARESSDGRRAEAQVKK, from the coding sequence ATGCTGCAGAGCCTCAAAGATTATTCCAGCGAAAAAGTAGTGTCCCTTCTCCTGTCGCTCGCGACAAGCGCTTCCAATGAGACCCTTGCCCGAATGACTCATATCATGGAGTTCATCGCGAAAAAGGAGTATTACAAGGAGCGCATCCGCTGGATCAGACAGCTCATACGGGAAAATCACCCGTCCATTGCGTTTCCCTTGCGTATATTGCGGGAACTTCATCCGAACCAGCGTGACAAATGGATCACCAACCTCGCCGTCAATCACCTCCTGTCGGGGACAAACCAGCGGAAGGCATGGGCGGATCGGGAGGGGTACTATCCGCCTTCCACCGTAGTCATAAGTCCCACGATGAAATGCAATCTTTCCTGTTACGGCTGCTATGCGGGAGACTACCGCAACACGCTGGAACTCTCCCTTGATGAAATAGACTCGGTTCTCATGCAGGTGAAGGAGATGGGAGTCTATTTTGCGGTAGTTTCGGGTGGAGAGCCGTTCTTCAAGCAGGATATCTTCGAGATTTTCAAAAAGCATAACGACATGGCCTTCCTTGTTTTCACCCATGGTGGGCTTGTGGATGAGGCGGTGGTAGAGAAGCTGATCGAGGTGGGGAACGTCATGCCCGCCTTCTCCCTCGAGGGGTACGAGGCGGAGACGGACGAACGGCGTGGCCGCGGGCATTTTGCCAAGGTGATGCATGCGATGGACCTTTTGCGGGAAAACGGACTCTCCTTCTGCGGCTCCTTTACACAAACCAGCAGAAATACCGGCATCGTCACGAGCGATGAGTACATCGACATGCTGGTTGAAAAAGGCTGTTTTGCGTTGTGGCTCTTTACATACGTACCGGTGGGGCGTGAGCCCGATATCGAGCTTATGGCCAAACCGGAGCAGCGAGACTACCTGCGTCGCCGGGTGACAGAATTTCGGTCTTCAAAACCGATGCTCTTTGTGGATTTCTGGAATGATGGCCCCATCATCAGCGGCTGTATCGCCGGGGGAAGGAAATACTTCCATGTCAACGCCAACGGCGATATCGAACCATGTGTCTTCTGCCATTTTGCCGTCGACAACATTCGCCGGACATCCCTTCGGGAAGCCCTCAACTCTCCCCTGTTCAAGAAGATCCGCCAAGTGCAGGGAGAGAATGACAACCTGTTGCGTCCCTGTATGCTGATCGATCATCCCGAGGTGGGGAGGGAACTTTTCTCAGCTCACGGCACATATCCTACTCACGATGGAGCAGAAGCTATTTTCTCCCAGCTTGCAACAAGGATAGATGCCTACTCAGCCGATTATGCCGCAATTGCGGATCCGGCGTGGGCGCGGGAATCTTCAGATGGTCGCAGGGCCGAAGCGCAGGTGAAAAAATAG
- a CDS encoding radical SAM protein — protein MKILFVAPGWPRGRLWGELAFRFPVLSLAALAAVTPSEWEVELCDENREPVDFSADVDIVAITAMTPQAPRAYQIADRFRLSGKAVVMGGFHASNLPDEALSHVDAVVVGEGELSWPQLLADFQQGQMARIYRPDRLMGMETLPIARRDIFAGKGYLLTNTLQTTRGCPFDCEFCSVTAFYGRKYRERPVDSVLAELQELRKSNSFAFFVDDNLVANRRYALRLFAGMKGMGFKWLSHAPIDFADDPELLGAASEAGCVGMFVGFESLDQRQLSAMGKVTNIADRYLENSLKFRDNGIGILGSFVLGYDGDTPASFESIFRFCEDARIEAAIFPILTPYPGTAVRRRLQAEGRIISDSWEDYDMEHVTFRPSSMSVDELQAGHDWLNSSFYSFPSMYRRLFKLHRSVQVFAPMNIGFRGAIRKVRKLSGMGGARR, from the coding sequence ATGAAGATCCTCTTCGTCGCGCCGGGGTGGCCACGGGGAAGACTCTGGGGGGAACTGGCGTTCCGCTTCCCGGTGCTTTCCCTCGCTGCGCTGGCGGCGGTAACACCTTCCGAATGGGAGGTGGAACTGTGCGACGAAAACAGGGAGCCTGTCGATTTTTCCGCCGATGTGGATATAGTCGCCATAACTGCCATGACGCCACAGGCTCCCCGTGCATACCAGATAGCCGACCGCTTCCGTCTCAGCGGAAAGGCTGTCGTGATGGGGGGCTTTCACGCCAGCAATCTTCCCGACGAGGCGCTTTCCCACGTGGATGCGGTAGTTGTCGGAGAGGGGGAGCTGTCATGGCCGCAGCTTCTGGCAGACTTCCAGCAGGGGCAGATGGCGCGGATATACCGTCCCGACCGGCTGATGGGGATGGAGACCCTGCCGATAGCCCGACGGGATATCTTTGCCGGAAAGGGTTATCTTCTTACCAACACTCTCCAGACTACACGCGGCTGTCCCTTCGACTGCGAATTCTGCTCCGTGACCGCCTTTTACGGCAGGAAATACAGGGAACGGCCAGTGGATTCGGTGCTCGCAGAGCTGCAGGAACTTCGCAAGAGCAACTCTTTCGCATTCTTTGTGGACGACAATCTGGTTGCTAACCGCCGTTACGCCCTCCGGCTCTTCGCCGGCATGAAGGGGATGGGTTTCAAATGGCTCTCTCATGCTCCCATCGATTTTGCCGACGACCCGGAGCTTCTGGGTGCCGCGAGCGAGGCTGGATGCGTCGGGATGTTCGTCGGATTCGAGTCCCTTGATCAGCGGCAGCTTTCCGCAATGGGCAAAGTCACAAACATAGCCGACCGTTACCTGGAAAACTCCCTTAAGTTCCGTGACAACGGTATAGGTATACTGGGTTCTTTCGTGCTTGGTTACGACGGGGATACCCCGGCAAGTTTCGAGAGCATCTTCAGGTTTTGTGAGGACGCGCGAATCGAGGCGGCTATCTTTCCCATCCTCACTCCCTATCCCGGCACTGCTGTGAGGCGGCGGCTTCAGGCGGAGGGTCGCATCATCTCGGACTCATGGGAGGATTACGATATGGAGCACGTCACCTTCAGGCCTTCCTCCATGAGCGTGGATGAACTTCAGGCAGGTCATGACTGGCTGAACAGCTCCTTCTACTCCTTCCCGTCGATGTACCGGCGGTTATTCAAGCTGCATCGTTCAGTGCAGGTCTTTGCCCCTATGAACATCGGATTCCGGGGTGCAATTCGCAAAGTCAGAAAACTTAGCGGAATGGGCGGAGCGAGACGGTGA
- a CDS encoding ACP S-malonyltransferase → MNCFMFPGQPLTTPAHLPDDEHFRALAELARERTGFDIPSFSWIAEPATENVKLQVLGVAQSLYRARLLCEQGIMPHIIAEHSLGIYPALAVAGSITEGDALELAGKAGRLMAAMGAREFALGCIIGLSAETVLSIAEGSGVFLANCNTSRHFLLSGTRAAMKMAETAARAQGAFSVALFQCDAPLHTPLMAEMEDHFYSLFSCYDYREPSVPVMNHLDNNFLTAAGTSAFLVRQLMEPVYWERTYLALRHAGASSFFETGQGESLKKYNRWIDSEREKEDA, encoded by the coding sequence GTGAACTGTTTCATGTTTCCGGGGCAGCCGCTGACTACCCCAGCACATCTTCCCGATGACGAACATTTCCGGGCACTGGCCGAACTGGCGAGAGAGCGGACCGGATTCGACATCCCATCCTTTTCCTGGATTGCCGAACCCGCTACCGAAAACGTGAAGCTTCAGGTGCTAGGTGTGGCTCAGAGCCTTTACCGCGCGCGCCTGCTCTGCGAACAGGGAATAATGCCCCACATCATCGCCGAACACAGTCTCGGGATCTACCCCGCTTTGGCCGTTGCCGGGTCAATTACCGAGGGTGATGCTCTTGAACTGGCCGGAAAAGCAGGAAGGCTCATGGCCGCAATGGGGGCAAGGGAGTTCGCCCTTGGCTGCATCATCGGTCTTTCCGCCGAGACTGTCCTTTCCATCGCCGAGGGAAGCGGCGTTTTCCTTGCCAACTGCAACACGTCCCGGCACTTTCTTCTCTCAGGCACCCGTGCCGCCATGAAGATGGCCGAAACTGCTGCCCGTGCCCAGGGAGCCTTTTCGGTCGCACTCTTTCAGTGTGATGCTCCTCTCCACACACCGCTTATGGCGGAGATGGAAGATCATTTTTATTCCCTCTTCAGCTGTTATGACTACAGAGAGCCGTCTGTTCCGGTCATGAACCATCTGGACAACAATTTTCTCACTGCCGCCGGAACTTCTGCATTCCTGGTACGTCAGCTGATGGAGCCTGTATACTGGGAAAGAACCTACCTGGCGCTTCGCCATGCCGGCGCCTCCTCCTTCTTTGAGACGGGCCAGGGGGAGTCCCTGAAAAAATACAATCGGTGGATCGACAGTGAGCGGGAAAAAGAGGATGCGTGA
- the dksA gene encoding RNA polymerase-binding protein DksA, giving the protein MEPEKLEYFRGILQEEMRMLLEEAGKTVSEMTADNMNFPDPTDRATQESDRNFELRIRDRERKLINKIKEALERIDDGTFGICELCGEEISEGRLKARAVTTLCIDCKIEEERKEKFR; this is encoded by the coding sequence ATGGAACCGGAAAAGTTAGAGTATTTCAGGGGCATTCTTCAGGAGGAGATGAGGATGCTTCTTGAGGAGGCTGGTAAAACAGTCTCAGAGATGACAGCTGATAATATGAATTTTCCCGATCCTACCGACCGGGCGACTCAGGAGTCAGACAGGAATTTTGAGCTTCGGATCCGGGACAGGGAGCGAAAGCTTATCAACAAGATCAAAGAGGCCCTGGAGAGGATTGATGACGGAACTTTCGGCATCTGTGAGTTATGCGGCGAGGAGATCAGCGAAGGAAGACTTAAGGCAAGGGCCGTGACGACACTCTGTATCGACTGTAAAATTGAAGAGGAACGAAAAGAAAAGTTCCGCTAA
- the radA gene encoding DNA repair protein RadA — MKLKTIFTCQKCGYQSPKWLGKCPDCNEWNTLVEEIPARAVSTESGAVAVPLSINAVTVTDELRISCGISEFDRVLGGGLVAGSLVLIGGDPGIGKSTILLQVMNYLAANAGPVLYVSGEESAQQISLRGARMGISHANLLLLPETSLEKVMGQVHSLKPHVLVVDSVQTTFTSALESAPGSVSQVRECAGRLMMLAKGLGVPVFLVGHVTKEGSIAGPRVLEHMVDTVLYFEGDAGHSFRILRAVKNRFGSTNEIGIFEMKETGLAEVANPSELFLSERPIGVSGSVVVTSIEGSRPLLVELQALVTGSPFGTPRRTTIGIDHNRLALLVAVLEKKVGLSLGGQDIFVNVAGGVRLNEPSADLGIVAAVASSHLDKIVQPQTLLIGEVGLAGEVRAVTQPELRVKEAAKLGFKRCILPAGNVKQVSEGGMDLRGVRSVEEMLENLF; from the coding sequence TTGAAATTAAAAACGATTTTTACCTGCCAGAAGTGCGGCTATCAGTCTCCCAAGTGGTTGGGAAAGTGCCCGGACTGCAACGAGTGGAATACACTTGTGGAAGAGATCCCGGCCCGGGCAGTAAGCACTGAAAGCGGTGCCGTAGCAGTTCCGCTATCCATCAACGCCGTTACAGTAACCGACGAGCTTAGAATTTCCTGCGGAATATCGGAGTTTGATCGTGTTCTCGGGGGTGGGCTTGTAGCTGGTTCGCTGGTGCTGATAGGTGGAGATCCCGGCATAGGGAAATCCACAATCCTACTGCAGGTGATGAATTACCTTGCCGCAAACGCTGGTCCTGTCCTTTATGTTTCGGGTGAGGAGTCCGCGCAGCAGATAAGCCTTCGCGGAGCGAGGATGGGGATATCTCATGCAAACCTGCTCCTTCTGCCAGAGACTTCTCTTGAGAAAGTAATGGGGCAGGTTCATTCCCTAAAGCCGCATGTTCTTGTTGTCGATTCCGTCCAGACTACATTCACTTCTGCGCTCGAGTCTGCACCGGGGAGCGTGAGCCAGGTGCGGGAGTGTGCAGGACGACTCATGATGCTTGCAAAAGGTCTCGGGGTTCCAGTGTTCCTGGTAGGTCACGTGACAAAAGAAGGTTCCATCGCCGGACCTCGTGTCCTCGAACACATGGTCGACACGGTGCTCTATTTCGAGGGGGACGCAGGACATTCATTCCGAATACTGCGAGCGGTAAAAAACAGATTTGGTTCAACTAACGAGATCGGAATCTTTGAAATGAAGGAGACAGGGCTAGCGGAGGTTGCTAATCCTTCCGAACTTTTTCTTTCTGAGCGCCCTATAGGGGTTTCAGGATCAGTCGTAGTTACAAGCATCGAAGGTAGCCGTCCCCTCCTCGTTGAACTGCAGGCTCTAGTCACCGGATCGCCTTTCGGGACACCAAGGCGGACAACGATCGGAATCGATCATAACAGGCTTGCGCTCCTGGTGGCGGTGCTTGAGAAGAAGGTTGGACTTAGTCTTGGGGGGCAGGATATTTTTGTTAACGTGGCGGGAGGGGTAAGACTTAATGAGCCTTCTGCCGACCTGGGGATTGTCGCCGCTGTTGCGTCCAGCCATCTGGACAAGATCGTCCAGCCGCAGACATTGCTGATAGGCGAAGTCGGACTGGCTGGAGAGGTGAGAGCAGTTACACAACCCGAGTTGAGGGTTAAGGAGGCGGCGAAGCTCGGTTTCAAGCGTTGTATTCTTCCTGCCGGAAATGTGAAGCAGGTATCGGAAGGAGGCATGGACCTGAGAGGAGTTCGGTCGGTAGAAGAGATGTTGGAGAACCTTTTTTGA
- a CDS encoding GAF domain-containing protein, with amino-acid sequence MAVQDRYNLLSRVVRIANSARLSYPARLKSLVEFLSQYFQFPSLSLYILDKEHRYLVNKVTSGFPRSVADCRIPLGEGIAGRCAGESTLLIMAESQSHEDESRHGDPLVAAVPVREEGVLWGVLTFGLQSAAEFRDEDVEALQDALVVMAGLIHGVRNAENSDSRIRNLTTLNQLGQLLNRSIPLPSLVPLVLDTCCEFTEACCIVLRLLPESGMPAGSYRKCSRGISQLLPSLLDIEEAASRRVVNDMVPLLVCDIIDEADLPPSYVTVPLKFEEKMLGTLTFFGKRQEHRQYVNYDEEDRELLESIGMLISNAFAGATHYQQLVSLSEENEKKLKEGFLLYRISNTMLSTIRLNKLIHLILTALTSGLNPFFDRAMLFLINERAGIMQGMLGVTRETAQGLLNPVSDLEDIQASRWDISEEAMAWQRDSEFSSLVRASRLELNRALNVASRAVLDKKPIFVPDVTKEKRVDRDFIQRFSIKSFAVAPLMAKDQVVGVVIVDNALGGREISRDDLRFLQLFTNQAGMAIENSMLYNRIEDTNRNLREAQERLIQGERLATIGEMAAGIAHELKSPLVSIGGFARRLERKLPAGSVELEYADTIVREVQRLEKMLNDILSFTKKTTICYTHCNITDIIEECLAIVAMAFEEFNIKVIKQYPRRVIVFLGDCQQLKQVFLNLFINAQEAMKSGGTLKISVSSATLNGASAVSVKITDSGGGIALEALHNIFNPFYTTKETGTGLGLPIANRIVTNHGGKIQVNNKVGIGVEFNIILPRNI; translated from the coding sequence ATGGCTGTTCAGGACAGATATAACCTGCTGAGCAGGGTGGTACGAATAGCCAATTCCGCCAGACTTTCCTATCCCGCGCGCCTCAAATCCCTTGTGGAATTTCTTTCCCAGTACTTTCAATTTCCTTCCCTTTCTCTCTACATCCTGGATAAGGAGCATCGTTACCTTGTAAACAAGGTTACATCAGGATTTCCCCGCTCTGTCGCTGATTGTCGTATTCCACTTGGAGAGGGCATTGCAGGCCGATGTGCCGGTGAAAGCACTCTGCTGATAATGGCAGAGTCGCAATCCCATGAGGATGAATCCCGGCACGGCGATCCACTTGTGGCAGCAGTGCCGGTGCGGGAGGAAGGAGTCCTGTGGGGGGTCCTGACTTTTGGGCTTCAGAGCGCGGCTGAGTTCAGGGATGAAGACGTTGAGGCATTGCAGGACGCCCTTGTGGTGATGGCAGGGCTTATCCACGGCGTGCGCAACGCGGAGAATTCCGACAGCAGGATACGTAACCTTACGACGCTCAATCAGCTAGGCCAGCTGCTGAACAGGTCGATTCCTCTCCCTTCGCTGGTTCCGTTGGTTCTTGATACCTGCTGTGAGTTCACAGAGGCTTGTTGCATCGTGCTGCGACTTCTCCCCGAAAGCGGGATGCCTGCCGGAAGTTATCGGAAGTGCAGCCGTGGAATAAGCCAGTTACTTCCTTCTTTGCTCGACATAGAAGAGGCTGCGTCCAGACGGGTCGTGAATGACATGGTCCCGCTGCTTGTGTGCGATATCATAGATGAAGCGGACCTGCCTCCTTCTTACGTCACTGTCCCCCTTAAATTCGAGGAGAAAATGCTGGGGACGCTGACCTTCTTCGGCAAGAGGCAGGAACATCGGCAATACGTCAACTATGATGAGGAGGACAGAGAACTTTTAGAAAGCATCGGGATGCTGATATCGAATGCCTTTGCGGGAGCAACGCATTATCAGCAGCTTGTCTCCCTTTCGGAAGAGAACGAAAAAAAGCTGAAGGAAGGTTTTCTTCTCTATCGGATCAGCAATACCATGTTGTCTACCATCCGTCTCAACAAGCTCATCCACCTCATCCTTACAGCCCTTACATCCGGGCTAAATCCATTTTTCGACCGTGCGATGCTGTTTCTGATCAACGAACGAGCAGGCATAATGCAGGGAATGCTGGGAGTAACACGTGAAACGGCCCAAGGACTCCTCAATCCTGTGAGCGATCTTGAGGATATCCAGGCGAGCAGGTGGGATATTTCCGAGGAGGCAATGGCATGGCAGAGAGATTCGGAATTCAGCAGTCTTGTGCGAGCCAGTCGTCTTGAGCTGAACCGTGCTCTAAACGTTGCTTCTCGCGCTGTGCTCGACAAGAAGCCTATTTTCGTGCCTGATGTCACGAAGGAAAAGCGGGTCGATAGGGATTTCATCCAGCGTTTTTCCATTAAGTCATTTGCGGTTGCGCCGCTTATGGCAAAGGATCAAGTAGTAGGTGTCGTGATTGTGGATAATGCCTTAGGCGGCAGGGAGATCAGCCGTGACGACCTGCGCTTTCTGCAGCTCTTTACTAATCAAGCGGGGATGGCCATAGAGAACTCGATGCTTTATAACCGCATTGAAGATACGAACCGAAATTTGAGGGAGGCCCAGGAACGTCTTATTCAGGGCGAGAGGCTCGCAACTATCGGGGAAATGGCGGCTGGCATAGCTCATGAGCTGAAAAGCCCGCTGGTTTCAATCGGAGGGTTTGCGCGGCGACTTGAAAGGAAGCTTCCTGCCGGATCGGTTGAGCTTGAATATGCGGATACGATAGTTCGGGAGGTCCAGCGTCTTGAGAAGATGCTAAATGACATCCTGTCATTCACTAAGAAGACAACAATCTGTTATACCCACTGCAACATAACTGACATCATCGAAGAGTGCTTGGCCATCGTCGCCATGGCTTTCGAAGAATTTAATATAAAGGTGATTAAGCAGTATCCGAGGAGGGTGATTGTATTTCTCGGAGACTGCCAGCAATTAAAGCAGGTTTTTCTCAATCTCTTCATAAATGCACAGGAGGCAATGAAGAGTGGCGGCACGCTAAAAATTTCAGTGTCATCGGCGACTCTCAACGGTGCATCGGCTGTGTCGGTCAAAATTACCGACTCAGGGGGGGGGATTGCGTTGGAGGCCCTCCACAACATCTTCAATCCGTTCTATACGACTAAGGAGACAGGTACAGGACTTGGGCTTCCAATTGCCAATCGCATTGTCACGAACCATGGAGGGAAAATTCAGGTCAATAACAAGGTGGGGATAGGTGTGGAATTCAACATCATTCTCCCGCGTAACATCTGA
- a CDS encoding phosphopantetheine-binding protein: MSEEFITEVKQLIINALRIEGMSPDEIETEAPLFGEGLGLDSIDALQLVVAMEKDYGVVVADAATGTEVFRSVRSMAEYIAEHQK; the protein is encoded by the coding sequence ATGTCAGAAGAATTTATCACGGAAGTGAAACAGCTGATCATAAATGCTCTGCGAATAGAAGGTATGTCACCTGACGAAATCGAGACCGAAGCCCCTCTTTTTGGTGAAGGCCTCGGGCTCGACTCCATCGACGCCTTGCAGCTCGTGGTAGCCATGGAAAAGGATTACGGTGTCGTAGTTGCTGATGCGGCGACAGGCACTGAAGTCTTCAGGTCAGTTCGTTCCATGGCGGAGTACATAGCGGAACACCAAAAATGA
- a CDS encoding polysaccharide deacetylase family protein: MPVLNALTIDVEDWYHVCDVPGIPVIPDAEKRVRRNVELILDMLRAVQVRATFFILGSVAQDEPDLVPKIVAEGHEIASHGWSHTLVSKLTPEAFRSEIVATADILERQGGRRPSGFRAPQWSLCRSSTSWAFSILREEGFRYDSSLNPLPFVGNPCGPRQPFGLDTAAGRLVEFPPLVMPTCLGNLPVGGGWGFRFFPYALVKRAINRLNNAGYPAVLYLHPREIDPAGPRLGLSPVKKFAAYGPRSDASERLRKIFLDFSFTSLDQLVQSCNTV, translated from the coding sequence ATGCCTGTTTTAAACGCCCTCACCATCGATGTCGAAGACTGGTATCATGTTTGTGATGTGCCGGGAATACCTGTCATCCCGGATGCGGAAAAGCGGGTAAGAAGAAATGTTGAGCTCATACTGGACATGCTCCGTGCCGTTCAGGTTCGGGCTACCTTCTTCATACTCGGGAGCGTGGCGCAGGATGAGCCGGATCTTGTTCCCAAAATCGTAGCGGAGGGGCATGAAATCGCTTCTCACGGCTGGTCCCATACGTTGGTTTCAAAATTGACCCCTGAAGCCTTTCGCTCTGAAATCGTTGCCACGGCGGACATCCTTGAACGCCAAGGAGGCAGGAGACCTTCCGGTTTCCGGGCGCCACAATGGTCTTTATGCAGGTCCTCTACGTCCTGGGCTTTCAGCATATTGCGCGAAGAGGGGTTCCGTTACGATTCGAGTCTAAACCCTCTCCCTTTTGTGGGAAACCCCTGCGGTCCTCGGCAGCCGTTCGGGTTGGACACGGCAGCGGGGCGTCTTGTCGAGTTTCCTCCTCTCGTTATGCCGACCTGCCTCGGCAACCTGCCGGTAGGGGGGGGCTGGGGGTTCAGGTTTTTCCCCTATGCTTTAGTGAAGAGAGCTATAAATCGTTTAAACAATGCAGGATACCCTGCCGTTCTATATCTACATCCGCGGGAGATAGACCCGGCAGGGCCGAGGCTCGGCCTTTCCCCTGTAAAAAAATTCGCTGCCTACGGACCTCGTTCCGATGCGTCGGAGCGCCTCAGGAAAATTTTTCTCGATTTTTCGTTTACCTCTCTCGATCAGTTGGTACAGTCTTGCAATACTGTGTAG